The following proteins come from a genomic window of Candidatus Neomarinimicrobiota bacterium:
- a CDS encoding tryptophan synthase subunit alpha, with protein sequence MRRIAELFHSPGKKLIPFITAGFPSLDSTLPLVLAAEQAGAHMVELGVPFSDPMADGPVIQQTSQTALENGVTLPWILDTVSAIRKQSRIPLILMGYVNPLLRMGLETFLSRAKEAGVDGIIIPDLPPEEGTELFEGARERMLSTIFLVAPNTPDQRIQQLSREAEDLLYAVSILGVTGSVLAAQQQLDAYLDRVRAASDAPFVVGFGVATPDDVSRVAAKADGVVVGSALLARLQTASDPVDEAHRYLQSLAAALPAAGPSIEAGT encoded by the coding sequence ATGAGGCGCATCGCGGAGCTGTTTCACTCCCCGGGCAAGAAACTCATCCCGTTTATCACGGCCGGGTTCCCCAGCCTGGACAGCACCCTGCCACTCGTGCTGGCAGCGGAGCAGGCCGGCGCCCACATGGTGGAGTTGGGCGTGCCTTTCTCCGACCCTATGGCGGACGGCCCGGTGATTCAGCAGACCAGCCAAACGGCGCTGGAAAACGGCGTTACGCTGCCGTGGATTTTGGACACGGTGTCGGCCATTCGCAAGCAGTCGCGCATCCCGTTGATCCTCATGGGCTATGTCAATCCATTGCTACGGATGGGTCTGGAAACTTTTTTGTCCCGGGCCAAAGAGGCGGGTGTTGACGGCATCATTATCCCTGACCTACCTCCCGAGGAAGGGACCGAACTGTTCGAGGGTGCCCGTGAGCGCATGCTCAGCACCATATTTCTGGTGGCTCCCAACACTCCTGACCAGCGTATCCAGCAGCTGTCGCGGGAGGCGGAGGACCTGCTGTACGCCGTCTCCATACTGGGCGTCACGGGCTCGGTCCTGGCGGCGCAACAACAGTTGGACGCCTACCTGGACCGGGTGCGGGCGGCATCGGATGCGCCCTTTGTGGTTGGTTTCGGCGTGGCAACCCCAGACGACGTCAGCCGGGTCGCCGCCAAGGCGGACGGCGTGGTGGTGGGCAGTGCCCTGCTGGCTCGCCTGCAAACTGCCTCCGACCCGGTAGACGAGGCGCACCGCTACCTGCAGTCCCTGGCCGCGGCACTGCCCGCTGCGGGCCCATCTATAGAGGCAGGGACATGA
- a CDS encoding prephenate dehydratase, whose translation MKAQPRTSIGVQGVEGSFSEEAAQEFASRHGYEDPELVYLVTSARVLGAVDAGEVEAGVMAMENAQGGVVIESIYALAGYRCDVIELFHLHVEQSLLGRPGMTQGDITAIHSHPQALRQCREYLADKFWTRPLIDEDDTAYAAKRLANGELAETAAIIGSRRCAELYGLEVLVRGIQDLKNNLTLFLGVRKWRPSRNDQP comes from the coding sequence ATGAAAGCACAGCCGCGCACCAGCATTGGCGTGCAGGGCGTTGAGGGGAGTTTCAGCGAGGAGGCGGCGCAGGAGTTCGCCAGCCGACACGGTTATGAGGACCCCGAATTGGTGTACCTCGTGACCTCGGCGCGGGTGCTGGGGGCCGTTGACGCAGGCGAGGTGGAGGCGGGGGTCATGGCCATGGAAAACGCGCAGGGGGGCGTTGTCATCGAGAGCATCTACGCCCTGGCCGGTTACCGCTGCGACGTCATCGAGCTGTTTCACCTGCACGTGGAACAGAGTCTGCTGGGCAGGCCGGGAATGACGCAAGGGGACATCACAGCGATTCATTCCCACCCGCAGGCCCTGCGGCAGTGCCGGGAATATCTGGCCGACAAATTTTGGACCAGACCCCTGATTGATGAGGACGACACGGCCTATGCTGCCAAGCGCCTCGCCAATGGCGAGTTGGCCGAGACGGCGGCAATTATTGGGAGCCGTCGTTGCGCTGAACTGTATGGACTCGAGGTTCTGGTCCGGGGCATTCAGGACCTGAAAAATAACCTGACCCTATTCCTGGGAGTTCGGAAATGGCGACCGAGCCGGAACGACCAGCCGTAA
- a CDS encoding prephenate dehydrogenase/arogenate dehydrogenase family protein, whose protein sequence is MATEPERPAVSIIGFGRFGPVLSRLLGGGFEVLAYDTGEIGARAEEAGARVVSWDEATAAATIFVAVPIRRFKEVINDLVAQVKPGTTVLDVCSVKVYPATVMREYFQSDITTIASHPLFGPDSYTAGFQGLNMMMHPVSPRGLAYEAWTQYFSDQGLRVLEMSPEEHDRLAARSQGITHFIGRVLKEFGMAPTNIDTEGFRDLQMVVEQTCHDSFELFHDLENFNPYTTEMVADVVSAMEQVKLAIARRD, encoded by the coding sequence ATGGCGACCGAGCCGGAACGACCAGCCGTAAGCATTATCGGCTTCGGGCGGTTCGGACCGGTGCTATCCCGCCTGCTGGGTGGGGGCTTTGAGGTGCTGGCTTATGATACTGGTGAAATCGGCGCGCGGGCCGAAGAAGCGGGCGCGCGCGTGGTCAGCTGGGACGAGGCGACCGCCGCCGCTACGATCTTCGTGGCGGTGCCCATCCGGCGATTCAAGGAAGTGATCAACGACCTGGTGGCTCAAGTCAAGCCGGGCACCACCGTCCTGGACGTTTGCTCAGTGAAGGTTTATCCGGCCACGGTGATGAGGGAATACTTCCAGTCCGACATCACGACCATTGCCTCGCACCCGCTGTTCGGCCCCGATTCGTACACCGCGGGATTCCAGGGCCTGAATATGATGATGCACCCGGTCTCCCCGCGGGGACTGGCCTACGAGGCATGGACACAGTATTTCAGCGATCAAGGGTTGCGGGTGCTGGAGATGTCGCCGGAAGAGCACGACCGGCTGGCCGCCCGTAGCCAGGGGATTACCCACTTCATCGGGCGGGTACTGAAGGAATTTGGCATGGCCCCCACCAATATCGACACGGAGGGTTTCCGGGACCTTCAGATGGTTGTGGAGCAGACCTGCCACGACAGCTTTGAACTGTTCCACGACCTGGAGAATTTTAACCCCTACACTACCGAGATGGTCGCTGACGTCGTCAGCGCCATGGAGCAGGTGAAGCTGGCCATAGCGAGGAGGGACTAG